A segment of the Bdellovibrio bacteriovorus genome:
ATTATTCCCAATGCGGATAATGAACTTCAGCGGAGGACTTCATGAAGAAGTTAATGGCAGCAGCGACGTTGTCTCTATCAATGATGATTACCACTTCTAACGCCCTTGCCGACAATGCCATCGGTATTGTGCTGGGCGATCCATCGGGGATCTCAGGAAGAGCTTCCCTGGATGGACAGCATTCAATTGAAGGCGCCCTGGCCTATGCCACGGGGGACCATTCCGGACTTCATATCCACGCCACTTATCTTTGGGACCGCGCTCGGACTTTTGCTGTGCAAGGTGGCGGTCCGATTGAGATGTATTATGGGCTTGGGGTGCGGTTGATTAACTTCAACAAGGGTGAACACGATGGCGAGCTGGCCATCGGTCCGCGGGCCCCGCTGGGGCTGCTTTATAATATCAATAATCCGGATATTGAGATCTTTGGGGAGCTTTCCGTCGCGGTGGATTTGACGCCGGAGACGGATGTGGATTTGGATGTGGGGATTGGGGTGCGGTTGAGGTTTTAAGGTGCATCACCTGACAACCTTATCAGAGATGTACCTCATCAATTTCAAAAATAAGAGCCAAGCTTTTTCTACATAGGAAAAGCTCTGACTTTGAAACCTTGCCTAGAGCTTTGGTAATACGACCACTGGATAACGTCCGGATCTGCAAAGTATCTATGACAGAATCCTTACTAAGGCCAGCGGCAGCCAGATTTTTCACGGTAACAAAAGCTGCACCCTTTTTCCCCGACGCATCGGTGACTGGCAGAACCGTTATCAAATCCAGTTTTGGATGCTGAAAGATAACCAGGCAAGGTCGAGTTTTTCCTTTTTCCTGACCTTGCACAGGATCTAGCTTTAATTCCACGACATCGCCCACGGAATACTTACTCAAAGTCTTCTCCGTCCAATGCCTTAAAGTAATGTTCAACCGATGACTTGCTATAGTCTTCCAACAACTGCTCTCTCTCTTTACGGCGGCGTTCGCGCTTCATTTTTTCACGCAAAAGATCCATCGCAAAATCTAGCATTTTGGTCTTATTCGCAAAACCCAAACCAGAATGGTTTTCCAAAAGCTCAACATTCTCTTCTTTAAGTTTACCTATCTGCATAAGAACCTCTTACCTTCTTATCGGCGTACATGTCTATGTACATTAGGAACATACTCAAATCAATACATTAATATATACATATTTACATACAACAATCGGTCCATAAAGGGCAAGTTCATAAAGACCCAAAAACACTGGGCTTTTGTCTGTTTGGCAATTCAGAGTGCTGTCTAACTTTTAAACGATATTACCGGCATAGTGCTGCCATATCACCCCAAAGAACAAAAGACTCCATAGAACACCGCAACAGTCATTGCCGGTTTACAAAAAATATTTTACCCTTAAGCAGATTTTAGCTGTGCTAAGATCAGCTTAAATTCGCGACCACAAAAAACAATCATAACTTCTCATTGCTAAACTACAAGAAATCCTTATTAAGATGACCTCAACAATAAATGGAGGTCTCATGTCACTACCAAATAATGGATGGAAAAATAAATCTGGCACCGCCAAAAGAAGCTGTTCTCCTTGCGGCAGTTGGAAAGACCACTGGGTCAGCAAGACAAAACAATCTTGGCCCACACCATGTTCAGCTGGTGGCTGCGTCGGCACCGCATCAGTTGGCGCTCACGTATTTAACTCTAATGTCACCGGAGAACGCATCGTCCCTTTGTGCTACTCGTGCAACGGTATAGACAGTGAATTCTCGATCAAAGGTGGCGTTCACCTCGCCCATGCAGTTGAGTGCTAATTAGACTAATAGGAGTTATCTCCCCCCTTTTTTTTCAGTCTTACCTAGAGGCTGACCGAGAAAAAGGGGACACCCCCTCGGCACAAAAAAAGCGAGAATACGCGAACACAACTCCGTGCGGAAATTCACAGAACACTCAAAAATTTCAAAGCCCCTGTGACATCTTGTTAACAAGTTTATTAGGACTTATATCTCCGCCGATTACGGAGAACTTATGCCTTTTGGAACTCTTACTTCCCTATTCAAAGATCGCAAAGCAGTTATTGGAATTATCGGACTTGGCTATGTGGGACTTCCACTTGCTTTGAGATACTCGGAAGAAGGGTTCCCCGTTGTTGGCTTCGATATTGATGAGACCAAATCTGTAAAAATCGCCGCTGGGCAAACTTACATTGAGCACATCACTTCAGAATCCATCAAAAAAGCAACGCAAAGAGGGTTTCGAGCAACTACTGATTTCTCCGAGATTTCAAAAGTAGACGCCATCGTCATCTGCGTTCCAACTCCGCTTAACAAGTATCGCGAACCAGATCTTAGCTTTGTTATTAACACAACAGAAAGCCTTCTTCCATTCCTGAGAACCGGCCAAGTCGTCAGCTTGGAAAGCACGACTTACCCGGGAACCACCGACGAAGAGCTATTGCCACGTATTGAATCCCGCGGCTTTAAAGTTGGCGAAGATATCTTTCTTGTATTCTCTCCAGAACGCGAAGATCCAGGCAGAAAAGACTTTACCACAAAAACCATCCCGAAGGTTGTCGGCGGCTTCTCGCCAAAATGTCTTGAGATCGGCAAGCTGCTTTACGGCGGCGTTATTGACACCGTAGTTCCAGTCAGTTCAACCAAAGCGGCGGAAATGACCAAGCTGCTTGAAAACATTCACCGTGCAGTCAACATCGGTCTTGTGAATGAGCTCAAAGTGGTCTGCGACAAAATGGGCCTTGATATCCACGAGATCATTGATGCTGCCAGCACCAAACCATTTGGCTTTGTGGCTTATCGCCCGGGGCCGGGCCTTGGCGGCCACTGCATCCCTATCGATCCGTTCTATTTGACCTGGAAAGCCCGTGCTTATGGCGTAAACACAAAGTTCATTGAGCTGGCCGGTGAAGTGAACTCCTCCATGCCCGAATATGTTATGGGGAAAATTAACTCCGGACTGAATACTCACAAAAAGTCCATCAATGGATCTCGCGTGCTGGTCGTTGGCATCGCATACAAGAAGAATGTTGACGATATGCGCGAAAGTCCAAGTGTTATGATTATGGAGCACTTGCGTGATGCAGGGGCAAACATCGACTATGCGGACATGCATGTCCCGGTGTTCCCGAAAATGCGTGAGCATAAATTTGATTTGAAGAGTGTTGAGGTCAATGAGGACTCACTGAAGCAATACGACTGCGTGCTGATCGCGACTGACCATGATCGGTTTGACTATGGAATGATTCAGAAAAGTGCGAAACTGATCGTGGATACCCGCGGGAGATACCGCGGGGTTCATGGGAATGTTATTAAGGCGTAGGACAGCTATCTACAAATAACCTGAAACTTGTAGTTTTGGACTTCTATACCGTTTCTATAAGCAATATCGCACATGGATTTTCTTAATGTTCTGTCGGAATAGTCATATAAAATAACTACTTTATCATGATCTATGATCAAGTCTTTAACCAAATCCTCAAAACGCTTGATCGAGTCACTTCCGGCAGCTTTCATATCGACAAGAACGGTTGCGAATCTTCGTCCCTCCAACATACCTACGACTTCTTGCATGGTGGGAACCTTAAACCCACCCTTCATTCTTGGTATTTCTGACAGCATTGTTTTAGAAATCACAACATTCTTTTCACCATAGCTACAGGTATCCGAATCATGCATGATGATCAACTCATTGTCCCTGGTGGATCGCACGTCAAACTCGACGGTTGAGACTTCCGACGCAATTAGGTCTTTCAAGCTCTCTAGCGAATTATGGGGGAAGCTATGTCCTGAAGATTTAGTTGCCATGCGATGGCCTTCATAAGAAATATCGGCCGGGTAGATAGCATTGTTGCCGCACTCCTGGGCGCAGCCTACCAAGAAACCACTCACGCAAAATAACAACGCCCAAATCAATACATTCTTCAAACCAATCATGGCTTGTAAATATATCGTTATTTGTTTTCAAGCTCAAGAGGCACCTATTTTTTCGACATACGACCAGGACAATTTCGCTAAGTCACAAAGTCATGGGCCAAGTTAGTTTTTCTACCAACCGCTGTGCGGGGTTCCGACGTTTTGACGAACTCGACGACCAAATGATTCTGCAACAAGATAGCAGGAGAAAGCGCTAACGTAAAAACTTCGCGGACCTGGTTTGCGGCATCAGCCCCCTGCTTCCTTTTCATTCGACGATACGACGCCCATGAAAAATAGCAGACAAAAGGATAAATCAAAGGAAAC
Coding sequences within it:
- a CDS encoding type II toxin-antitoxin system PemK/MazF family toxin, with the protein product MSKYSVGDVVELKLDPVQGQEKGKTRPCLVIFQHPKLDLITVLPVTDASGKKGAAFVTVKNLAAAGLSKDSVIDTLQIRTLSSGRITKALGKVSKSELFLCRKSLALIFEIDEVHL
- a CDS encoding nucleotide sugar dehydrogenase; amino-acid sequence: MPFGTLTSLFKDRKAVIGIIGLGYVGLPLALRYSEEGFPVVGFDIDETKSVKIAAGQTYIEHITSESIKKATQRGFRATTDFSEISKVDAIVICVPTPLNKYREPDLSFVINTTESLLPFLRTGQVVSLESTTYPGTTDEELLPRIESRGFKVGEDIFLVFSPEREDPGRKDFTTKTIPKVVGGFSPKCLEIGKLLYGGVIDTVVPVSSTKAAEMTKLLENIHRAVNIGLVNELKVVCDKMGLDIHEIIDAASTKPFGFVAYRPGPGLGGHCIPIDPFYLTWKARAYGVNTKFIELAGEVNSSMPEYVMGKINSGLNTHKKSINGSRVLVVGIAYKKNVDDMRESPSVMIMEHLRDAGANIDYADMHVPVFPKMREHKFDLKSVEVNEDSLKQYDCVLIATDHDRFDYGMIQKSAKLIVDTRGRYRGVHGNVIKA
- a CDS encoding glycerophosphodiester phosphodiesterase yields the protein MIGLKNVLIWALLFCVSGFLVGCAQECGNNAIYPADISYEGHRMATKSSGHSFPHNSLESLKDLIASEVSTVEFDVRSTRDNELIIMHDSDTCSYGEKNVVISKTMLSEIPRMKGGFKVPTMQEVVGMLEGRRFATVLVDMKAAGSDSIKRFEDLVKDLIIDHDKVVILYDYSDRTLRKSMCDIAYRNGIEVQNYKFQVICR